The genomic region gagaaaactccgatccgatggtataaaagggactccagactttacattgaaagtcaatggggacggatccgtttgaaatggcaccatattgtgtcaacgtcaaacggatccgtccccattgacttgcattgtaattcaggacggatccgtttggctccgcacggccaggcggacaccaaaacgacttttttttcatgtccgtggatcctccaaaaatcatgtaggacccacggacgaaaaaacggtcacggatcacggacctacggaccccgtttttgcggaccgtgaaaaaacactgtcgtgtgcatgaggccttaggcctcctgcacacgacagtattttttaacgtcccgcaaaacgtggttccgttgtacagtgatccgtgcccgttttttcttccgtgggtcttccgtgatttttggaggatccacggacatgaaaaatgaaataaaaatctaagtcaagtttgccattgaaatgataggaaaaaacggacacggatcacggacacggatcacaatcttgtgtgcatccgtgattttcacggacccattgacttgaatgggcccgtgaaccgttggccgtgaaaaaaataggacaggtcatatttttttcacggccaggaaacacggctcacggatgcggctgccaaacggtgcagtttccgatttttccacggacccattgaaagtcaatgggaccgcagaaaaacacgttaaacgggacaacggccacgggtgcacacaacggtcgtgtgcaggaggccttattgtGATGGTTTTACGACagctttagggctgtttcacatgagcgaatCCATTGTGGGAACCACACTCTGTGTGTGAGCGTCATCCTCCGTTCTGGGCTTGCAGGAGCTCAGGGCatcatcatgatttataatgctgtgtgcctcttcttgaccttacttctacaggatgattctgacagctttatgtcactataatcctgtagaagtaaggtcaaacAGAAGCACATAGTATTATAAATCAGGATAATGTCCTGCGCTCCTGCAAGCCCAGAACGGAGGATGACACTCACACACAGAGTGCGATTCCCACAGTTGGCACCTGGAATACCTTTGCTAGGAGCAAGGGAGAATATGCCCATCACAGGAGCGCTGGTTTTGGCATTCCGGTGAACTTTAAACTCAATGAATTACTTATTTCtggcatcataaaaaaaaaaaaagctctggcCTAACCCCGTGCCTTCAAATAATTCTCTTGGTTGTTATTTATACACTGCCCAAAAATAAGACCCATAAAACGTTCCTGAGTTTTcaaagaaaagtttgcataatggctgtgcttctttgtacaatcataactgtgaaggaacaggactttttgggcttccctaaagttTATAGCCCTGTTTCAACTGCACAGCTAGCTGCATTTCTCTCAGAGGCTGGGGGCatctcccttctgtggaatctgtcagcactgtactgctgtgacaccCTTTCTCTCACTTtccactatgtttttttttatttcagctaCGGAGCTCACAGAAAAAGATaagtaggggaaaaaaataattaaaaaaaaaaaaaaaaaatcacatttagggctcatgcacatgaacgtattttctttccgtgtccgttccatttcttttgcggtccgtatgcggaaccattcatttcaatgggtcagcaaagaaaataaaaaaaataaatggaagttGCTCCATGTGCattacgtttccgtatgtctgttccacaaggaaatagaacatgtcctattattgtctgcattatggacaaggataggactgttctattaggggccggctgttccgttccgcaaaatacagaatgcacacggacgtcatctgtattttttgcaaaccgcaaaatacatactgtcgtgtgcatgagccctcatagACAAACAGGAGACTCCTATAATCTTCAATAGCAGTTGTTTTATCGgtctcaggatctcagctagctccgACAGACCCCCATTTCCTGAGAGCCATCTTCTGTATGTGTGTTACTATAGGTGGATCTTGCCTGCAACTTACCGTAGGTGGAGGTAAGACCCCTAGTGGCCGAGACTTTACTGCTATTTATAATCATTTTAGCAGATTTTCAGATTTTGCAACTCACACCAATAGCCACAAGGTGGCGCTCTTTCATTGGTGTATATATAGAGCACATGAACTACGTGCAGATCTCATCCAATCCAGTGTAACATGGCAAAGAAAAATTCATCCGAAGCTCAGTGAAACCGACTAATAAATCACATACTTCACGTATATATCAGCGCCATAGAATGAATGGTTCTTTAATAATAATTATAGTAATGCATGTATCCAGGATGCTTCAGCATCTTCCCTATAGAACAGTGGGCTGCAACCTACAGtgacactacaagtcccagcatgtgaAGTCGACTGATCATGTGATTAATCGTCCTTGCCCTCTGGCTCTGCAACCACATATATGCACCGAAGACTGCAATATCCTTCTGCACATAAAGAGCCAGACATATTAAAGGGGACCTAGACCTTCACTGAAATCAGGGAGGTGCAGCTGCTTTTCTCAGAGCGCTCTGCACCttcccttaggctccattcacacgtccgcaatttcgttctgcattttgcggaacggaattgcggacccattcattcctatggggcagcatgatgtgctgcccggacatggAATtggggatccgcacttccgggtccgcacttccgttccgcaaaaaaatagaacatgtcctattcttgtccgcaattgcggacaagaacaggcatattccaTTAGTGcccgcaatgtgcggtccgcaaaatgcggaacgcacattgacgctttccgtgttttgcggatccacggctcagtgtatccgcaaaacacgttgcggacgtgtgaatggagccttagctcTGCTTTTCCAGTATGAAAAGATCCTGTATACTTTTTATAGATCTGTACTCCGCATGCAGGaagagcagagctgaaggtgcagAGAGCTCCGAGAAATGCTTCTGCACCTCGTGTTTGCAGTAAAGGTTTGCGTCCCCTTTGAATGCGGCAATCTTACATCACACGGTGGGTAAGTTTTGGGCTTACTGGGGGTAACATATATTATCTGGTCTGGATATCCTGATAATCCGGCATGTGACCGAAACAGTCCTGTGTTGGATTATCAGTAACTAGGAGTTATACATGGAAACATTGCCAACTCACCGGCCTTCCGGCAAACAACGGGGGGCTAAAGGCCTGTGTGTCGTCAGTAGACCAGCACCTCTGGCAATACCAAGGAAGTCGGATTATTGGAATCTACTGTCTTGTTACATCTGCCATGACATATACACCTGTGACCATATACTTGTCATCTTCCCATCACTTTGTCAGCTCTGCTAGTCTGTTCAGTTCTTGTGACAGCGCTGTAACTGTTCGCAGCACACGTTCTCTGTCCTTGGCCAGCAGACGAGAGCCACATCTCTGCATAAAGCGGTCAGGATGCCACGTCACCCTCTGCGCCCGCAGGTAGCGTTTATATGACCCTGCATCTGAGGGGTCGCCACCAGCAGCAATGGTCTGTGCCATCTGTTCGGCGGTCCCTCCTGGCAGCGGCCATGGGATGTCGCTGTACCCCAATGTACCGAGACCAGTCCTGATCTCAGTGGGACCGCTGCCTTCACAGTCTCTTGCAGTAGGGTTCTTGACCAGTTCCTCTTCAGTCTTGGCTGATGAGCCTGTTCTTCCAAACACCTCCTCACATCTCTTCTGGTAGCGCACACTCTGCGCCCCCCTGAGTTCCTTCTCCTTCTGTCGTTGCCTCTGTAAGTACGTCTTCTCTCCCGCAGCGCTGGACGATTTCTGCACGGAGACTCTCTTGCCCTTTGCACCAGGAGGCTCAGACGGGATCTTCCTTGCTTGATATTCTCTGTAGATTCGATCGGCCCAGGACTCGAAGGTCTCCACCTCGGGCACCTCTTCTGGATAATCCTCTGAAAAGAGAAAACATCACTGAGAACAAATGACAGTAACAGAGGACAGATGACTATATCATGTGTGTGACATTATTACAGGGGAGATACATAAAAAATAACCCGACATGTCATATACGGGACTCGGCAACAAGAGACAGAGGCCCAGAGATGCTGACCTTAGAGGTGCGGGGGGGTCTCTGCAGATGACACTGATCCTTACTGTGTTCCAGCAAAAGGCCACAACCATTTAAAGCGTGGCAGTGCCCCCCACCATTTAGAGCAAAGCTGTGCCCCCCACCATTTAGAGCAAAGCCGCGCCCCCTACTATTTAGAGCGAAACCATGCCCCCAACATTTAGAGCGAAGCCATGCCCCCCAACATTTAAAGTGTAGCCGTGCCCCATGCCATTAACAGCGCAGCCATGTCCCCCGCCATTTACAGTGTAGCCGCAACGCCCACCATTTAGAGCCATGCCAGGCACTCTACCATTTAAAATGCAGCTGTG from Bufo gargarizans isolate SCDJY-AF-19 chromosome 9, ASM1485885v1, whole genome shotgun sequence harbors:
- the NFKBIL1 gene encoding NF-kappa-B inhibitor-like protein 1, which produces MAFRRELRALGYIERGDVLRLKSYIRKHRHLRLDHVLPGGRSLLHAACALRDDACALLLLRKGADPMQRDASGNNALHVAAREVEKGGWKVYTDLVVPILKRCPQSIDVADHQGTTPRDILRRAEDLMERNSRRSASPDVSSQQSSEWREKLLAESMDEYQELYGQYEEDYPEEVPEVETFESWADRIYREYQARKIPSEPPGAKGKRVSVQKSSSAAGEKTYLQRQRQKEKELRGAQSVRYQKRCEEVFGRTGSSAKTEEELVKNPTARDCEGSGPTEIRTGLGTLGYSDIPWPLPGGTAEQMAQTIAAGGDPSDAGSYKRYLRAQRVTWHPDRFMQRCGSRLLAKDRERVLRTVTALSQELNRLAELTK